In the Vicia villosa cultivar HV-30 ecotype Madison, WI unplaced genomic scaffold, Vvil1.0 ctg.000030F_1_1, whole genome shotgun sequence genome, TCTTTATACCTTAAAATGCAATTCACAGTATTCCACGGAGCATTTAGAAAGTATGGCTTAtaagtttgtttatttttcaagGTATACCTTTCATGAAAAGTtgcaaactaaaaaaaattacccatgatatttttctttcaattaacCACTTTTCATAGTATAGCTTATTAAGCTTGTTAAAAATGGACCACTTTCCCAACCAAAAAATAGCCAAATAATTAAGATCTGTCAACATGGGTTAGGTGTGGTAAGCCAGTCCCACTCTAACCACTTTTTTAGGTTATTAGCAAAAAATATTAACCCCCTCAGAGGATGGTGGTGGAATCGAGAAAGAAGCTCACTGAGAAGAGAGAAACGAGAAACATCACTAACAGTATTGATCCGAAGAAGATTGTGGCAGTAGTGAACCAAATAGCCCACTAATAAACATGAAGTGAAAAGGAAAAGTTTCTTGAGCGGTTATTTGGCAAGAGAGATGGCTAATCAAAGGAAGAAAATAATATTGGAAATAAATAGGAGCTCTTAATTTTAGGGAACTTTAAAATAGACAGAAAACAGTACCATTCTCATACCATGTTAAAACTATaactgataccatgttaaattaTAAAGGaggaaaagataaaaataaaagagcTAGAACAATTTTCTCTTCTGTAATTGAATGTGATATAAAAGACAAAGCACTAAGCTCTATTTATACTAATATAAAGACTATCAATCCTAATAATACTTAGAGTATGTGGGTTGGGACTATCTCATCCCTGCAAAATGATTTTGTAGGATCGAGATAggctcaaccacatttcttaacatggcaTCAAGAGCACAGTTTAAGATCCGTTGGACCACATGCTATCAGGTTTCCGCTATTGAATcatccaccatttatttccacgctccagatGTGCGCTTCAGATGTCTAATTTGGGTGTGGAAATGTGCTTATAAGTGGAAATGTGCCTTAATGTCTTCTAATTTAAGTTTTTTCATTGACGAAGACTTATAAGCACATTTCCACGTTCTATATATATATCTGTTCTTAGACGTGTGGGTAAGAGGTGTTAAGAGTCTTACATTGGATGAAAGATGATATCTTACAAGTCTGAAAGATGATATCTTACAAGTCGATTTTATAAGGTTGGGTTAAGCCAACTCAATTTCTAAGAGTACCATACCAGTTGATTTCACTTAGGCTTTGTGTGTGAATTTGGAAGAGAAAGGAGGGGAATGCTTTGGAAAAATGGAAGAATAGAGTgaaaagaatagaagaatttaaaTGAGGAGAGTTTTGGGGATTTAGTTTTATTCACAAACCAAAATCCCCCTAATTTGGGGGACTAAAAAATTGTATTGGAGGGTTTTGGAGAGCTTAGACAaattgttcaaatataatttacATTGTTATACTTATAGtattccaaaaattaaaaatatgacaTTGATAACCACTATTTTATCATTCtataaaaaactttttttcaaaaattattaaagattttactatatttttctaaaaaatcgtttttcaaaaccctcccctccaaacttctAAACAAAGCCTTACTAACAGTTGTGGCCAGACCCATATCAACTCTTACTGGTTAAAAGTCAACCAGTTAGTACTGAACACTACCAATGGACACAACTCAACTCACAAATGACAAAAGACAACACCtgtttttatgttatattttagtAAGATGTAGGATTCCTTACTTAGTGGTGACGCAAAAAAACTACCCAAAATAACCAAGCAGTAACAGATAGAGCATTACCAAGTTAGGTAAAGTTCAAACTACAGCTATAGGGTCAGGAGGACCCAACCCAACATCATCTTTATAAGGATCACATCAACAAATAGATGGATTCAATCCTTTCTATATTCAGCGTGGAAGGGAGATCAAATCACAACTTTCGTGTATAAGAACCACTAAAAGAAAAAACGGTGAAGAGAGACTGAGAGAGTAAATCAAGAACACGAGAAAACAGCTCTTATTAAGGCTTCAAAGTggatcatagagatgaaaaagatAATACCTTCACTGGTAAGTTCTCATTGTATGGATTTCTCAAATGGCGAGTTTTGTGGAATGACAGTTCACATAACTGCAAATAAGAAATGCAATTAGATAGACTGTTTATACACAAAATATCATTATGCAGTTTCCAATACGGGTtcattgagaaaataatttccgAGTTACAACACTAAGACAAATGCATCAATAAAACCACTTTAACAAAACCATTTAAAAATGTTATTGCTTAGACAGCTGTTTGGGTTGGATGAGATATTAgaataatgtttttttcttctttcgcCGATCCATTAAGAAAAAACATGCTATTGTATCCCTATGAACAAGGGTTAGTTGTTTATTCTTCTGTATCAAGTTATTAAAAACCATACAACACCACTTTAATATTCAGAGTCTTTATTAATTCTTTCTCCATATTTTATCTAAAATCCATAACTTCAACACTAAAGAATTTGGTTTAAGTTCTTGAATTCAGGTCCAACATATTTGGACCAAAATTCTAGCTCAAATTTCGTTCATGCTTAATGACACACATATTTGGTTCTTGAACTTTAGATTTCTCCTTTCACCTTTGAGCAATTTCCATGTGTTATATATATTGGAAAAATCAAGGAGGCTAAAACTGTATGACATTGTAATTGTAATCGTGTAAATCCACACAGTTCTCAGGTGTATTAAGTTGGAGAGAATTGAGTGCTCATGGTGACAAAATGACAATTTTGATTTAAGTAGTAGAATTCGGGTGCAACAAATACAGCAGGTACCACTCCACAACTATCTACTTTGCACCTCAAAAGCTTCAAGAAAAGTCAGCATGAGCCTCTCCAAATCATACCGACAACTGCTCGCAGTaaaagacaaaggtgctcctttaCATATTACATTGTGAACCAAAATGAAAAGGACAAGGACTTTAAAAGTTTCTGTAGCATAGCAATTTGTAATTTTAGATTTCCTTTTGCTGCTACAGTTTTATTATGTATGTTTCCAGAATGTTTGGTTTCAATATGGGGATTATTGCCATCCCTCAGATGAATTAATTGGGGAAGTTGATGGAAGAGTTTTGTACCTTCAACCATTTAACAGAGAAATTCCGCCCATAATGTGCCGTCCCATGAGCATATTTCCAGTTCCCTCCAGGAACAGAACCACCAATTCTGGAAGTCATCTTTGCACAACCCTGCCAAAATATAGAAAGGTTTAGATCCAGTGGCTTTGCCACAATCAAAGAAAGTCGTCCGATGGTTCTTTTTTCACTGGAAAAATATCAAGTCCTCAAATCATAAAGTTAGAAGTATTTGCCAGTGGGGAAGAGCATCATAGTGAAACATAAGATGTTGCTAAATGATTCATGTAATCTATTTAGTACATATAATTATAATGCATATTTGAAAATTTGATGTCATCCCTCTTGTCTTTTCAAACTATTAGCAAAAGACCATTTAACAAGCAACAATACATGATTAATTCGGTCTATGCATTTCTTCTCTTGTATAATAAAACATCCAGTttaaatatcaaaacaaaatgaaaGAAGCAAACAAAATCAATTACTTCCGATTCTCCCACTAACCATTATGATTAAACTTAACTCAAGCATCTAAAATATAAGCTTAACACATTAAGTTCCAATTCTTATATGGAACTGTTCTGAAAAGCTTCAATTTAAAACAGCAGCAATAATAAAGAAAGCTACGTGAACATTTGTGGTCAATGAAATGTTAAAAGACACTACTTGAAACAGCAATACAGGTCACtgaaacatcaaggaaatttatATTTCATTGTAGACGGAAATGCCTATTAGGCAGGAAGAGCAAAAAAGAGCAAGGTAAAACACTCAGGATTTAAATGATATATCAGTTTAATTCTTCAATTCTATGTCTGGTTCCTAACATAAGCAAAGTAAAATACTCAGGATTTAAATAGACAATATACTACTTGTGTTAGCAgctaaaaaaaacaaatcactAATTTGCTTCTTAAAGCCTTCAAATCTAAACAAAAGCAATTTTTAGAATTATTGCATGTTCTAACAGCAGAGGGACCTTGACATGCCACTGAAAGTTTAAGAgaggaaaaaaatattaaatggaCAATAACAAGTCTTAGTGAAGAATGCAAAAGAACCCATGAGTAATATCGAATATTTGAGGTTTCTGAACACTAATAATAAGCAGTATCAAACTAGCTTTCGTTGATGTATATTACGCTAAGAGGCTGTGCAGAGATCTAAATATATGAGCTTCAGAAAGGCAGCATAGTTTAAGAATatcaatgcaacatttattaacTTTTTCCATTAACATACTCTTATTTATTGTACTTTAATTCATCTAACTACTTCACTAACTACTAttaataagggtattttagtaagTGAAactcattttatcattaaaatcaatacAACTAATCATTATCTTTAAAAATTTACAAAACTCAAAGGGAACAAATAATTTGAGACGGAGGGAATATCTATTAATTTATCATcttaatacaacaacaacaaagtcatATACCACTAAGTGGGGTCGGCTACAAGAATCAACGATGCCATAATGTTCTATTAAAATCCCTTTTCACTCACAAACTTAGTTTCTTGTAGGCACATGAAGTTGATCTTCCTCTTAACCAAAGTGTCCACTATTTCCATGGATGTTTTTGTCAAAACGCCTAAGTTCCATGTTCTAAAACAAATCCTTCTCTCGTCGACTAACTTCTTTACTTACACTTCATGAAAATGTCAGAAATCCTTTCTATTTTTCACTGCATTCAGGCAGCAATGCAGTGGCCCTTACTCACTTAACATTGTACTCGAGCTATATAGCATGTTGCTTTCGGGCAACGACCTAACATTCACATTATTACATATTTGATCTATGTCCTAAAGATTCAACCAAATTTTACGTTGGTTGTCGACGGTCTAACACAACCATATCCTTTGATTATCATCTTAATAATCAAATAAATTTAAATGCATCCAACTTTTCAAAAAGGTGTTGAATATTTTCATTTCCACATTCCATTGGAAAGCAAAGAGATCATTAGCTTAAATCCATATAATTTAACAAATGTAGCCATGTGGGAGGCAAAATTGCAAACATACCTGGAAATGTCGAGTACGGTTGACTGAGAAAACCAATATCACATTTTCTACAGAGTCAAATGCTTCATTTAGTTTTGATTCATTGCTCCTTTGAGTTGCCCATACTCCTTGTTGTACAGATAACTCCAAATTTTCACGATTGCAACTCTTAACAATAAAATACCTAAGGTTTTTAGAAAATTTTATACGTTTAATCAATATGGGTAAGAAAATTGTGATTCAACCAAAGCAATATCCATAGgataattgattaaaatttgaACACAAACCACTTATGACAACCTATCCATCTTTTAAAATTATAGACCTCATTGCCGCCTATTAATCTCATTCGATAATGGTCACCTTATTAGAATAATGCACTAGGTAAAACTAATTCAAAGTCTAGCATAAGAGCAACACCAAGTCTTTATTTGTGAGAAATAGAAGACAACTTAACGATAAACAAGAAAACGGCGAAAACTATAATAAcagaaaataattatatttataatataaaagtTAAGAAGATACTTTgaactttttttcttttagagTCCAAAAagttattatttgattaaaaaatccTTCTCACGTGCTCCAAATCGAACTTTTAATCTTCATTTGTAAGTTATGAACTGCAAAAGCAGCCTggcattttttaataataattagtgaaGAACTTAATCCTTAGTTTATCCAAATATCATATTTCTAAGATGAATTAGAAACCAGAGTCTGgattttgtacagtttttctaaTTAAGCTTAAATGCTCTTTAAGCATGTATTTGTTTGCATGGAAAAAACTATGTCCCTAGGACTTTATCATAACAAGCTAGGTCTTGGTGCTACGACTTGGTCACACGATCGATGGGTTTTGAGATTTTGATTACAAAAACAGGTTAAAGgttttaaagttaaaattagTGATACAGAATATGCAAAAATTATCAACTAGACATGTAATTTAACAGCCAATAGCATACAACATGATATAAATGTGTAGACGGCCAAGTGATAGCAGCATTCTTAGGAGAATCCAACTGCATAAGGCAAATGTTGGTATGATATCCCAAACAAAATAATACTTAAATGTATTCCTTGCttgtaatatttaatatttatgtaaGTATAAGCATATTTTACCAAAGCCAACTGTGAACTACAAGACTCTAACAAACCTAGATATTCCTTGAGGTAAAGGAGTTGATGTTCGATTGGCTTGATTGGGCTGGCCATTAGCAAGATTTTGCGCTTGGTTCTGGCTGACTTGCGGCTGAGGCTGTTGAacttgttgctgctgctggacaTTTCCTGACTCTGCAGCTAATGGTTTTACAGCCACGCCTTGGTTTGCAGAATTGATTCCTTGAGGAAACTGAGACTTTTCAACTTGTTGAGTATAGCTAGAACCCCTTTGTTGGGCAAACTTATGAGAATTGTTATAATTGTAAGAATACAAGTGTTGGATCTTCTGAAGGACCTCTTCAATTGGAGGCGGAGGTCCAGGAGACTTCGCATGCCTGTATCGACAATCAGGTCCGTTAGGACAAAATCCTAGCTTGTACCTGCAGAAGTAGAAATGTCAAAATCATAATAGTTTGATAATCTCATTTTATATATAgtgaagaaattaaagacaaaaatATAACTGATCAAACATGGAACAAgaggatttttttttctttgttaaaaaagaaaagaaaagaaaaatgtttATCAAAGAGTGgagtgtaaataaaataaatgacagcGGTAGAAAGGAAAACCTTATTAGTAGACTACACTGACAAGCATAAAAGATGACATGGTATATAATCAAAGCACATTAAACCAATAAGTCCTTCCAATCTCTTGGAATATCAACAAAAAAGGCAGCTCCCTATAAAACTTCCAATCTCTGTTCAAAATTCAATACATGCTAAATCTTAAAAGTAAAACCTGGTTTGTAAAATTCAATTGCAACATaaaatattttctcaaaattaGTTGATTGTAATTATACAGAGAATGGTGATGGCCATCTGGTGATCAAATTCTCAACAGGTTGGGGGGAATATAGACAAAACGAATGGATATAAAAAGGTTACTTTGCTAGCCAGATGAGCAGGTTCAGTACAACATATTATTGATAATTATTTGATAGATACGACAACCAAAACACCCAAATAGTGGCACTAGATCTATTATTTCACCATACAGACTCCTTGAAGACTATatgttattctttttcttttctttttggaaGTTTATAGAGCGCTGTACTTTCTCTACAACATTTAATACTCATCAAAGTGTAGTCTGATTTATCATTGAGTTAAGTGAGACACGCCCCTGGTTGGTCTACCTTAAAGAGTAATGTATGCTTAAAATTTACCAATTCCCATAACCAATAAAAAGAACAGCGACCAACTATAAAATTCGATAACATCGAATACCATCTTTTCATTTAATCAAAAAACCCTAGTGTATATAACAAGCAATGTCAAAATGTGCACACAcgaaaaaatacattataaaagtATGAAACATCATTGCACATATGCCTTAAGAGCATAGAATCCTTTATCACATAACCTAAATACATGACAACCAATCACTAATTCACCAATTAAAATTTAAACTCTCAATCAAAAGCAACAACAGATCAAATAAACAATCTTCAACAACACATTTCAGACACACACACAAAACACAATCAAAAAAACCTCAATCTGTGCACTATAAacaatatacatacatatatagatACAATATACAAAAATACATACATGTTACACTCCTTGATATCTTCATTAGTATGCTTATAAACACAATCCTGCTCACGACACTCTCCATACAATCTAAAAAACCTGCACACCGGCATCCGAGCCTTATCATACTGATGCAAAAACCCGCAAGCATCTCCTTTCATACACAAACTCCGAAGCCAGTGCCTACAAACCGTTTGCCGGAAGCTCCGTCGTCCAGGAACGTTACCAGAAACAGGCTCAGCAACGGAAGGAGCGGCGGCGCCATTGGAGGCCGCGGAAGGTGGTAAGTAGGAATCAGGCTGGACAATAGGGCCAGAAGGTGCGGCGGCAACGGAGGCGGATGCGGTGGCGGCGGAAGGAGGAGCGTCGAGACCGCCCTCGAAATCGAAGCTGAGGACTCCCTCGGGATCCTCCATTTGGGTGGAAGAGAAAGGGTTGAAGTGGATTAGGGATTTGAAAAAttgttttgattgaatttgaaatgTAACCTAAATGTTGAATTTGAAGAGGAACAGAAAAAGGTTAACGGCGGGACTCTCACAGAGTGAAGGTACATAACCAAAACTGAAAGAGGAAACACCTGTTTGTGTTTTCCAGTTTtacttttactttttatttatatttttttaattccattattttattattaattttttttttaaaaaatgtctcAATTCACCCCATAATACTCTTAGGCATCCGGCACAATTATATTTATATCCTCTGTTTTGGTAGATACACCTCCGGAGGTAAATTTTTTCCTAAAATTTGAGTTTTTACGAAGATGCATCTATGAAAGTAATTTAAATTGGGAAACATTTAAGAAAactctcaaataattcaattaaaaaaagttatgtagatgcatctacggaacaaatcaacgtaaaattaaaaaatgtgcttccggaaatacacttccgaaagcaTAAGGGCAAATTTGACAACACACATAGCGTGTGAGAACCCCATGGGGGTGAGGTAAGATATTCTTTTTTTTATGTTGGTAAAACGTAGAGAAATCTTgactataaaatatttaaagaaatcAATCCCTTTGAAAAAGTTTATAATTATGATCTTTCGAGGTGGAACAAGAAATATGTAATGCGGAAGAAATGGGTTCTTCAGGTGCGGCGGTGAGATTTTTGGTATGAAGTAATAAGGAGGACCTGCGAGATTAGCATGTCAACGCCTAAGTCAGTAAAGTCAAAAAGATGTAGTTAGTGAGCGAGAATGAGATGATACATGAAATCAACACATGGTATGATTTACATATGTCTTGCAATTGAAATTGCCTCCGCCTAATCTAGTGTGTGATGTGGGAGCCTTCTAATCATATCTAACGATAGGTGATACTCAAGTGATTAGGATCAAGTGTTCGACTTTTTGAGAAAGTTCTACCTTACCTTTTTTTCCTACTTCGTGGAGTTTTGGATTGGGCGTGCAGTTTAGGATTTTTGCTAGCCCGGAATAGTTGCCCCCTCAAGTCCTTGGTGTTATTTAGTGAAGTAAAGATTGAGATTGTTGGGTCTTTCTCTATTGTCGTCTTGTGTTTTTTGGAAAAGTATTTGCTTTATGGAGGTGCAAGTGGGAATTTCTGATGAGCGGGAGCATGTGACATTGGGAATATGCGCATTAAATGTTTGTCTCGTCACTAAAATGTTTCTTAATGGTATTCCTACACGTGGCTTTTGGCCTCTCGGGTAGAAAATGGCACTAACATTTAAAATACTTAAGTGCACTCGAGTGTCATTGTGATCTCGAGGTTGATTTTCATGATTAATTTCATCTTCTAATTCTCTCTCTATTTTGGATCATAAATTTGTCCCCTTCGTCTTCTTATATAAAGGTGGTCCTTTTTTACGAatgattttttcatctttttttccaaAATGTGTTGTCTGTAACAAGTTTCCTTCTGCTATTCCTTGAATCAAGGCGACATTTTTATATGTTCATTTATCTCTACTTCCCCAATTTCGAATTCCCTCGTTGTTTTTAAGTTTTTAAGTGATTTTCTCAGCGTCTTGTTCCCTTCCATCTTTGCAATTTATATGAGGTAATATTTCTCTCTTTTTATCCCACAATTGTTGTGCTTATTATCTCTTTATCCATGGCCATATTAAGAAACTCAAACATGAATTTTATGGATTTATCCAATGGGGTGAGATAAGTGATGCTTCCCCGGGCACTAAATTGATTAATCCAGAGGTGTTGGATGTGGTTTCTCTAGCGGCGATACATTTCCTTGTGAACATTTAAAAATTAGTGATAGTTCTTATTCTATAAAGAGTTATGAAGATTGTGGTAATTAATATAGGGATCCTGAGACGACAAGGATCTAGAGGATCTCGTGGAGGAAGAATCAGGGGGCTAACCCATTTAGGTTTGACATTAGGGAAGTTGGTTGTAGCTTTGTTTTCTCTTAAGTACTTATGTTGAACTCGTAAAAGATTAAAGATTACCAGAGTACCTTGAGGGATCACGTCTCGTTAAAGCTTTTAGGACTCTGAACAGCCAGTAATTTAGTAATGATGAGGTTATGAGGTATCTTGAATCTCGTGCATGCTTTAGAACTCATGGGTGTGATTTTTAGATGGAAAGGTAGGTATTGGGGACAACATCCATTTTTAATGAGGCATGTAGGTTGGAAAATTCTCATCGAGATATAGGTCTGTCTTAAGACTGCCCAAGCTCTCCCATAGAGCCTGATAAGAGGTTATGCATCTCATTCGACAAATGTTTGCTTCTTTTTCACAAGTGCGAGTTCTCCAGGATGAGGTTCAGACTTCCCTTCAACAACTTCTAAGTGAGGGGGGTTTAAATCACCTCAAGATTAACCTTTCTCAAATGCATTGAATGAGCTAAACATATGTAAAGATATTCCAATACTTTTGTAAGTATAGAAATGGTGCACCAAATATGAATTTGTTCTTCCAATTATTCAACGTGCAGTGTGCTTTTGCTAAGGCAGAGCGAGGGCAAGGTTTGTTTTTGTTCCTTCAAGTGAAGAAGATGTTTGAGATTTTTGTTGACACCTTCAAGCACTTCAAAGATTGGTATTTTTAGTTGTTGCTCAAAGTTTTTAGGCACACTTAAGTTTATGTGTTCTTCCAGTGTGTTATCTACCTTTCCCCCTTACGTTGGAGCTACCTAGATGTGAGAACCAATTACCTAAGTATTGGAGTCGTAATAATTTCCTGGAGGCTTCAAACATGTATATATTTTCTCTGGAGAAATTGACACTGAAAGAAGATGGATCGAAGGATGACCTTGTTGCTTTCTAGGAGAGCTCGGATTTTGCGGAAGGAGTTGGTCCTTTATATGCACCGGTGTCTTGGCAAAAAAGACAATACATTGAAACACGGTTGTTAGAGGAGGCGGTTGGCAAACAAAAAAAAGGATATCTTTAGTGAGGACTCATAGTCAATTTTATCAATGTCTTTGCAGTTGCCTTACTATATGCCCTAATTAttgtgttcattttgttttgcatATACCATGGGTGTAACCCATGACTAATCAAAAGGAAGAAGGCATTGATAAAGAATACATCTCTCTTCTCTCCTCCAAGCCCGAAGGCAGATATGACTGCACTGTAAAAAGATGAGGATTGGGAAGAAAGAAATATTTCAAACCCTAAACAAGCATAATAGTGACCTGAGCGCGGAGGAATGACGGGACACAATCAAATGTCATTTGAGACTCGTAGCATAAATTCAAGATTAGCTGGAAAATTGTGTTATGGATTGATCAAAGGTTGTCAGTAAAGACTCCTTGAAGAGAGATCATAGCAAGGCCCCAAC is a window encoding:
- the LOC131622479 gene encoding 30-kDa cleavage and polyadenylation specificity factor 30-like, translated to MEDPEGVLSFDFEGGLDAPPSAATASASVAAAPSGPIVQPDSYLPPSAASNGAAAPSVAEPVSGNVPGRRSFRQTVCRHWLRSLCMKGDACGFLHQYDKARMPVCRFFRLYGECREQDCVYKHTNEDIKECNMYKLGFCPNGPDCRYRHAKSPGPPPPIEEVLQKIQHLYSYNYNNSHKFAQQRGSSYTQQVEKSQFPQGINSANQGVAVKPLAAESGNVQQQQQVQQPQPQVSQNQAQNLANGQPNQANRTSTPLPQGISRYFIVKSCNRENLELSVQQGVWATQRSNESKLNEAFDSVENVILVFSVNRTRHFQGCAKMTSRIGGSVPGGNWKYAHGTAHYGRNFSVKWLKLCELSFHKTRHLRNPYNENLPVKISRDCQELEPSIGEQLASLLYVEPDSELMAISVAAESKREEEKAKGVNPENEGENPDIVPFEDNEEEEEEESDEEEESFGNGVGPVVQGRGRGRGMMWPPHMHLGRGARPMPGMQGFNPVMMGDGLPYGPPGPDGFGMPDLFGMGPRGFGPYGPRFSGDFGGPPAAMMFRGRPSQPGMFPGGGFGMMMNHGRGPFMGGMGVPGPNPPRGGRPVNMPPMFPPPPPPPQNMNRIAKRDQRTSDRNDRYSSGPEQGRSQDMLSQSGGPDDDMQYQQGYKSQQDDKNDDSESEDEAPRRSRHGEGKKRKGEA